TCGATTTGGTATTCATTTTCCAAGTTACTGTTGTTCCTTCAGGTACAATTGCGTTTCCTGTGCCTTGAATTGTCTCTGATTTTTTCTTTAGATAAGAAGGAAAATTCAAAATCATTTCGAAGTTTGCAATTGATGGAACAGTGATAACTTTCAATTCATATTCTTGAGAAGTGACATTATTTCCTTCAAAAGAAAAGCTAATATCTTCTGCTGGTTTTTCTACTTTAAATTCAAACTTTCCTGGCTGTGAAGATTCCATAAAATAACTTTCATCACCAATATGGATCATTACATTTTCTGGAACAACATTCCCAACTGATTCCATTCTAATCACGAAATCTTTGTTCTGTTCTGCTTGTAAATTAGAATTTAAAATCACAAATTTAAAAGGAGCTGGTGGCAAAAATGCAGAATTGAAATGCACTACTCTATTCAAACTTTGAGAAATAATATTGCTATTTCCAGAAATATAAAACACTGCAAAAAGCAAAACTGGCACCAAGGCCAATGGCAGATATTTTTTATTAGCTTTAAAATTAATGGCATTTCCAAAAGGAATTGGCTGTAAAGAATTTGCTTTTTGTTCTATTGAAGCCAAAACCAATTCAGAACTTTCAGCATTATTATCAGCTGATAATTGTAAAAAGTTAGTCAACTTATCACTTACTTCTGTAAAATGATTTCCAATAATTTTTGAGGCCTGAGTATAATCTATTCCTTTTTGAAGTTTAAACAATTTAAACAAAGGGAAAATAATTAATCTAACCAGAAGGAAAACTTCAACGGCAATAAATAACCAGAATAGAAAAGTTCTTCCTAAAGGTTTTAACCATAGAAAGTACTCTACGAAAAGCGTAAATAAAAAATACAATAAACCAAAACCAGTAAAAAGAAGCATTCCTTTTATCAGTTCGTTGGTGTAATATTTCTTAATGAAAGCCTCGAGCTTCTGATATATAGCAGATGTTGTTTTCAAAATAAATCTGTTTTAATTATAACCTATAAAAGTAGTAATTATAACGATAAGTCTGAAAGTCAAAAGTCGAAAGTCAAAAGTTCTATACGCAACCAAAAACCTTTCAGACTTTCGACTTATGACTTTTGACTAATATTGTATCTTTGCAACAAAATTTAAACAAATGTCAAAGCAAGTTCGCGTGCGTTTTGCACCAAGTCCGACTGGACCATTACATATTGGCGGAGTTCGTACTGCCCTATTTAATTATTTATTTGCAAAAAAACATAACGGTGTTTTTTATCTTCGAATTGAAGATACAGATCAGACCCGTTTTGTTCCAGGTGCAGAAGCTTACATTATGGAAGCACTTGAATGGTTAGGAATTGCTCCTGAAGAAACTGTAGGGAAAAATGAAAAATTTGGTCCATACAGACAAAGCGAACGTAAAGATTTGTACCAGCAATATGCAGATCAGCTGATCAATTCTGGCTGGGCTTATTATGCTTTTGATACTCCTGAAGCTTTAGATTCGCATAGAAAACAACACGAAGCTGAAGGAAAAACATTTATTTACAATCATCATAATCGTGAAAAATTAGATACTTCTTTAGTAATTTCTGCAGAAGAAACTGCTAAAAGAATTGCAAATGGCGAACATTATGTAATCCGTTTTAAAACTCCGGTTGATGAAACTTTACATTTGAAAGATATTATTCGTGGAGATGTTAAGTTTGAAACTAATCTTTTGGATGATAAAGTTTTATTCAAAAGTGACGGAATGCCAACTTATCATTTAGCGAATATTGTAGATGATCATTTGATGGAAACTTCACATGTTATTCGTGGCGAAGAATGGCTGCCATCTATGCCACTTCACGTTTTGTTATACAAAGCATTTGGTTGGGAAGCTCCAGAATTTGCTCATTTACCTTTGATTTTAAAACCAATTGGAAATGGAAAATTGTCTAAAAGAGATGGTGATAAAATGGGATTCCCTGTATTTCCTTTAGAATGGAAAACTGAAGAAGGAGTTTCATCTGGTTACAGAGAAAAAGGATTTTTCCCAGAAGCAGTTGTTAACTTCCTAGCTTTATTAGGATGGAATGATGGAACTGATAAAGAATTATTTTCTCTTGAAGAATTAGCTCAATCTTTTGACTTGAACAGAGTGCATAAAGCAGGAGCTAAATTTGATCCTGAAAAAAACAAATGGTTCAATCACCAATATTTAGTCAAACAAAATGATGAGAATTTAGCTAAAGCCTTCACTCCTATTTTAGAAGAAAAAGGAATTGACATTTCTAAATATGACATCACAAGAATTGTTTCATTAATAAAAGAAAGAGCGCATTTTGTTTCTGAATTTTGGGATCTAACAGATTTCTTTTTCCAAGCTCCAACATCTTACGATGAAAAAGCAAGCAAAAACTGGAAAGAAGAAACTCCAGCTTTAATGCAAGAATTGATTTCTACTCTAGAATATATTGATGGTTTTGATTCGGCAAATATTGAAAGTGTTGTAAAAGATTGGTTAACCAAAAATGAAATCGGAATGGGTAAAGTTATGCAACCTTTCCGTTTAAGTTTGGTTGGGGCACTTAAAGGTCCTCACCTATTTGACATTGTTGAAATCATTGGAAAAGAAGAAACTATTTCGAGAATTCAGAAAGCAATAGCAACTTTATAATAGAGTTCGAATTACAAATAGAAACGCTAAGAAACATCTACAAAATGTTCTTAGCGTTTTTTTAATGTTTTAAAATTCGAATTTAGAAGAATTTTCGTAATTTACCGAAATCATAAACATAAATTTTATAACCATGGGTACAGGATTAATTATCTTTTTAGTATTGGCATTCTTCATTTTCATGTCTTCTTTCTTTACAGTAAAACAGCAATCGTCTGTTATTATCGAACGATTTGGAAAATTTCAGAGTGTTAGAAATTCAGGATTACAACTTAAAATTCCGTTGGTTGATAGATTGGCCGGACGTGTAAATCTTAAAATCCAGCAATTAGATGTTATCATCGAAACCAAAACTAGAGACAACGTTTTTATCAAAATGAAAGTTTCAGTTCAATTTAAAGTAATTCAGGAAAAAGTATATGAAGCTTTTTATAAACTAGAATATCCACATGATCAAATTACTTCTTACGTTTTTGACGTAGTTCGTGCTGAAGTTCCAAAACTAAAATTGGATGATGTTTTTGAAAGAAAAGATGATATTGCTGTTGCAGTAAAACGTGAATTGAACGAAGCAATGTCTACTTACGGATATGATATCATCAATACTTTGGTTACCGATATTGATCCAGACATTCAGGTAAAAAATGCAATGAATAGAATCAACGCTGCTGATAGAGAAAAAACTGCAGCAGAATTTGAAGCCGAAAGTTCAAGAATTAGAATTGTTGCAAAAGCAAAAGCCGAAGCAGAAAGTAAACGTTTACAAGGTCAAGGTATTGCAGATCAGCGCCGCGAAATTGCAAGAGGTCTTGTAGAAAGTGTTGAAGTTTTGAATAATGTTGGAATTAATTCTCAAGAAGCTTCTGCCCTAATTGTAGTGACACAGCATTATGATACTTTACAAGCAATTGGAGCTGATGCAAATTCTAATTTAATTTTACTTCCAAATTCTCCACAAGCTGGTAGTGACATGTTAAATAATATGGTTGCATCATTTACGGCATCCAACCAAGTTGGAGAAATGATGAAAAAACACAATAAAAAAGTAGAAAAACCAAAACCAATTCAGCCACAATCTGGTTACGAAGATGACATTCAACCAGATATTCAATAATAATTTTACAAAATAAAAAAGAGGCTTAATGGCCTCTTTTTTTATTTATAAACCAATTGATTACAAATGGTAAAATAGATTGTAAAATTTCTGGAAATGATTTTTTGACATAACCTGTGTAAGATGAAATAAAACCATTTACAATATTTTGCGGTGTTATGCTTTCCTTAGTTTTCTGAAAACTTAAAACCAATTTTTGATAATTAATTTCTTTTTCTAGTTTTAGAATTTCTAGATCTCTTTCTATCTCAGCATACGAAGAGTATTTTTTTCTTTCCATAATTAATCATTAAAAAAGATTTCTGAAAATTTTTCCAAAATTGGTCCTTCAACAAACTTATCTTTTATAAAGAAAAGTAAAATGGTAAATAAAAGATAGATCACTCCTACTGCCAAAAATCCGAGAGCATTACTTTCAAACAAAGAACCAAAAGCATATGCTGCGGCAAAAGATCCAAAAATCATCACCATACTAAAACACAATAAAATCAAGGTAAACTTAAAGATCAAAGTTGTTGATTTCATTGCAACCTTAAAACCCCAAAGTTTGTAATAAGCTAAATGACTATCTATAAATTCTTTAGCCTGATCTTGAACTTTTTCAGTGTTTTCTTTTAATTCTTCAAAAGCCATAATTAAAATTTTAGATAAAAAAAAGCACAAAACTTTCTTATAAAAATAAGCAAGTAATGTGCTTTAAACAATTATTATTTCTGAAGTTTAGCATTTTGTGCTTTTAAATCAGCCAATTTAGTTTCTAAAAAAGTAATTACTTCTTCTGTTTTATGGCTGACATTAGAAAGTAAATCATTCAAAGTTCCGTCAAGATTATGAGTAGCACTCGTAAATTTTTCACGAAGAACTTCAGAGCTGGCGTCAAAAGAATCTTTCAGATTATGTTTGGCATCATCTATACCTTCTTTAATTTTTGCTCTAGTTTTTGATCCCTTATCAGGAGCAAATAAAATTCCAATTGCCGCTCCTGCAGCTGCTGCAGCCAAAATTGCTGCCGCTGTATTTAAATTCTTAGACATGATAGTTACAATTTAAAATTATTAATAAAGATACTCATTTTTAAAATGATAAAACTTTGATTAATTGTAATTTATAAAAAATTAACAATATAATTAATACACGTAAGCTACAGCTTCATACTTACCATCTGCTTTTTCAACAATGCTAACAAAAGGATATCCATTTGAAGCCGACTTAGATTTGATTCTCATAGCAGTCTGGTTTTGATTTGCAATTGGCGGTTCACCTTTTGTCCTTGTTGAGATACCAGTAAAACTAGCAACTTGTTTCAGTCCTATTGTTTTTTCCTGTGGCAGAACAGTTACCATTTTGTAATCATCTTTTGAATCAACTACTATTTTATCAGAAACTTTCTGAGTTTGTTTTGTTTGTTTGTTTGTAATTGATGAAACAGCATGTTTACTAATTTTGATTTCTTCAGAACTTCCGTTTAAAGAATAATAAACAAAACCATTTTCGTTTTTAATAAAATTTACATCAAGTTGTTCTCCATTGTGTTTTGTAATTTGATGTGTTTGTGAAATTGCAACGTTTGCAAATAATAATGCTAATGTGAAATATAAAATTTTCATGATAATTAGATTTAAATTAAAAATTGTCAGACCTGAAATTTAAAAACTAAACTTTCACTCAAATTCAACATTATGGAATTTTGTAAATTATGATACAATTTGAAAAAATATCTTTTACGGGAAATATTATCAAAATTACATCATAATAAAAATGAGAACATAAAATTGTCTTTTTAGGAAATCAGTTTTGAAAATCTATTATTATAAAAATTACGAGTTTCTAAAAACAATAAATTTCAACTTAGATTCTTTACGGCAAATTTTAATTTTTTACAAAAATCATCTCTGACTTTTGGTATTGAGTTAAAAATACCAGTTTTATAAACAATTGTGTGTTAACAACCCGTTAAACTGACTAAAATAACAATAAAAACTAAAATAAAGCCTGTAAATAAATAATTATTCAAAAAATGAGTTATCTATCAATTAAGTTTTAAAAACGTCTTAAAAACGATTTATGAAGGTTAAAATTAATATATAAAAACTATTATTTATAAAATATTAATCAATTTTATAAATAATAATAAAAAACTTAATTTTTTAGATATTAATAATTCAAATTTATAATTATAAAATTGGAGTCAAAATTTAAAAAAATAAGAAAAAACTTTAATTCTTAGATTTGGACAAGGAAATTGAAGTTAAAAAAGTAAAAAACAAAAATAAGAAGTTTTAAAGAGTGAAAATAAAAAAAAGGTCTTCTCTATTTAACCATTTTTTATATCCCCTTAAAATTAATTTATGAGAGTCAATTTTTATCTATAAAATAAATTAAAAATTAAAATTTAATAGATTTTATAAATAATAAATACATGTAAT
The Flavobacterium humidisoli DNA segment above includes these coding regions:
- a CDS encoding competence protein; amino-acid sequence: MAFEELKENTEKVQDQAKEFIDSHLAYYKLWGFKVAMKSTTLIFKFTLILLCFSMVMIFGSFAAAYAFGSLFESNALGFLAVGVIYLLFTILLFFIKDKFVEGPILEKFSEIFFND
- a CDS encoding YtxH domain-containing protein yields the protein MSKNLNTAAAILAAAAAGAAIGILFAPDKGSKTRAKIKEGIDDAKHNLKDSFDASSEVLREKFTSATHNLDGTLNDLLSNVSHKTEEVITFLETKLADLKAQNAKLQK
- a CDS encoding SPFH domain-containing protein, yielding MGTGLIIFLVLAFFIFMSSFFTVKQQSSVIIERFGKFQSVRNSGLQLKIPLVDRLAGRVNLKIQQLDVIIETKTRDNVFIKMKVSVQFKVIQEKVYEAFYKLEYPHDQITSYVFDVVRAEVPKLKLDDVFERKDDIAVAVKRELNEAMSTYGYDIINTLVTDIDPDIQVKNAMNRINAADREKTAAEFEAESSRIRIVAKAKAEAESKRLQGQGIADQRREIARGLVESVEVLNNVGINSQEASALIVVTQHYDTLQAIGADANSNLILLPNSPQAGSDMLNNMVASFTASNQVGEMMKKHNKKVEKPKPIQPQSGYEDDIQPDIQ
- a CDS encoding DUF6327 family protein, encoding MERKKYSSYAEIERDLEILKLEKEINYQKLVLSFQKTKESITPQNIVNGFISSYTGYVKKSFPEILQSILPFVINWFINKKRGH
- the gltX gene encoding glutamate--tRNA ligase, which produces MSKQVRVRFAPSPTGPLHIGGVRTALFNYLFAKKHNGVFYLRIEDTDQTRFVPGAEAYIMEALEWLGIAPEETVGKNEKFGPYRQSERKDLYQQYADQLINSGWAYYAFDTPEALDSHRKQHEAEGKTFIYNHHNREKLDTSLVISAEETAKRIANGEHYVIRFKTPVDETLHLKDIIRGDVKFETNLLDDKVLFKSDGMPTYHLANIVDDHLMETSHVIRGEEWLPSMPLHVLLYKAFGWEAPEFAHLPLILKPIGNGKLSKRDGDKMGFPVFPLEWKTEEGVSSGYREKGFFPEAVVNFLALLGWNDGTDKELFSLEELAQSFDLNRVHKAGAKFDPEKNKWFNHQYLVKQNDENLAKAFTPILEEKGIDISKYDITRIVSLIKERAHFVSEFWDLTDFFFQAPTSYDEKASKNWKEETPALMQELISTLEYIDGFDSANIESVVKDWLTKNEIGMGKVMQPFRLSLVGALKGPHLFDIVEIIGKEETISRIQKAIATL